The sequence below is a genomic window from Harpia harpyja isolate bHarHar1 chromosome 3, bHarHar1 primary haplotype, whole genome shotgun sequence.
CTGCCTTCATGTCCAATTGCTTGTCCCAATCCTCACACTACATAGAACAGAGACAAAATCAAAATGATATTCAGTCACTGCATTGACAGCCTGGCCTCTCTTCCACTTGGGAAGTTCACTGAAGCAGCCCAGAGAATGTCAacatgaaaacatcagcatgCCAGTTCAATGGCAGCAGACGTGTATGTTGTCAGTACCAAGTGATGTTAAACGTGAGGTAAACATTGTGTAAGAGTCATTATTATATTGAAAGCAAGCTCATTAGGCATGCAGGCCACCAGCAGAACAGTAATGAACACAAATAcactttcatgtatttttaaggcAGAGAGTATTAAAGACTGCCAAACAGACAAAGATGCTGCATGTCCTGTGGAATTTCCTTCCCCCACCTCAACACTTGACACACGGATTTGGAAGTGAGCAGCTGTGTCACATCGGCAGCAGCAATAAGAAACTAAAGATCAGGAGTGAGGCGTCTTGTCCAGGTGTCTGCCACAGCCACGTAGACACAAAGGTACACCACGCCAGTATTAATTCAGTATTAATTACCGTGATACCGATCTTAATACTGTATCCTTTGTTGCCAGATGTGCAGCTAGGTTCTCTCGAAAGTCATGGAGGTAATTGTATTGCTGAAAAAGCACAACCAGATTTGTAGTGAGTGCTCTATACTTTCAGAAAAGGCACGGCCTATCTTAAAAAGCTGTTTGATACCCCAGGATAAAAAAACTGCACCCTCTAGCCTGTTTATTTGTTCTTCTTGTGCTTACTCCAAATCCTCTGAAATTTTTCACCATCAGACACAGATTACATGGATCCTGGCTTGGCTCCTGTGGTTCCTCATAAAGGGCACATATGAGCTCAAGGGAACGCAAAACATGGTCCTTATAGGAGAGAGTTTCATGTCAGAATTCAAAGCTGCTTTATTTGGGTTACCAAGAGTTATTACTCTCTCCATAATGAGTCCATGATGCAGAGCACAGCCTTTAGCTAGTATGATGATGTACAACAGTTTGTGGTAAGCTCTTAGGTCAACTCATACATCATGTGGAATATTAAGAAGCAAGAGTTCAACATGAGATAAAAATGTTGGTCAGCAGAGGCTAAAGGACAGATCATCCCCCCCAGGTGGCTGTGAGGGCTTCCAGCTGTAACATTTGTTCATATCCTTCCCCGCCTCTTCAACCAGGGATGCAAGCTGCTCCCCACCTGCCCCTTTGGTTTGAGGAAAACTGATTTTCAATAAGTAGTTTAAACAAGATCTGCCTTCCAGAGAGGCTTAGAGCTAACAAAGAGACAGTCTTTAGGCAACTTTCTCCTCAGAAACTAGTCTTGtaaacttttaaaatgtcagcTCCTCTTTCCTGTACATAGAACTATTTTAAGACCATAACATCTTGGACTTCTATCAACAAAAATATGTACACAGAGTAGctaaaaatcccactgaaaaaagaaaaacccggTTCTGCTTGGCAACTTAGGCCTCCCTCCATGTGGGTTTTAACACTAGTGCTAGGGATACTTCTTAAAAGGCAACTGCCAGTGTATTGATGTGATAGCTACAGAAGATGAACATGGCTAGCTTGGTTACAAAGATGGAACAAAACCAAGGCAGGAAAATCAAGCAATGTCTGAGTTGCGAGGAGCATgtgagcaacagaaaaaaaaggacgATAGCTTAGCAATTGACAAGCAGGGATAAGGAGGAGAAAGCAACACTAGTGATGGtgaagagcaggcagggagagcagctgtTGAAGGCAGAACAAGACAAATTCAGCATGCAAGCAGAAATCTAGAAGCAGCTCAAACCCAAGAGAGCAGCTGTGGAGCTTCTCAGAAAGACACAGGGATCCCTTTGTGAAACAGGGAGGACTGTCCCTGCTCTCTACCCTTGTTTTGACATGTGCATTACCTGTTGTAGCCTTATTACCTTGATGGTCTGTATCGCCCCAGATCCTCTCAAGTTTCTGAGGCTGTCTATTGCTTGCTGAGGTGCCAGCGTGTCCGAAAGCTGAAGCAGGAGACATGCAGCTACTGTAAGGGAAAAGTATATACGTATATATGCTACTAAGCACCTCTTGCTGTACACAGTACCACTTCTGCACAGTAATAGGTTTGTTCCATGAAAACCACTCTAGCAAAACTCAACCTTGTCATATCAGGGTCACAGGTCTGTTGGATCTTTTGCTGAATACTATTTGTTGGCACTGGCCCcatctgcctgctgctcctgcccaagCCTGCAGGCTTTGGAAACAGGCAAAAACCCTCCCACTTTTCCCCACCCTGCCTTTCTAGCAGCATTCGGGAGGCAAATTCTAAAGTCTTTCCAAAAAGAAGTCCCAGTACACCCAGTTAATTCCCCTTTGTGTCTTCTGACGggatttgcttttttggcaatGCCACCACCCCTTCCTTCTGGGGCACACACAGTAACTAATGCCCCTGAAAGCTTTAGGGGGAACATTGGGCTGAAGATGCAGAGGAATAGGTTCATCTCCTTTTCTTGAGGACATGTTCAAGGAAGAGGGGAAAGTGCAATCCCATCAGTCAGAGGAGACTAAAATCTGCAGTGAAAACAGAGGTAGAGTCAGAAGGTAAGAGGGAACTTTCTATCAGCCTCACTGAAAGACTGACCCTGCCTGACCCTCCATCCCCTCACCTACATACTCAGGTCTATACCGTGACATACTTACATCACTCATCACAAACAGTTTCTATACAGGCAGCTAATGTTACTACCGTTTGACAACACCATTCCCAAGAAATGGACGCAAATATATTTAACTAGCCTGTAGTGACAGTTTGCATTGTAACCACAGTTAAGCTTCAAGCAGAATTTGGCTCTTTTAGACAGTGCTGTCTCATGAGAACAGGTTTGTAGGATGGGTTAGTTAATCAGGCATTGAGAGGGAGAAGGCAACTGCTTACTGAGACACGAGCGTCCGAGGCCACCGTAacagctgaaagagaagagaaCGTTTGAGTGTAACAAGCTGTAGTATGCTGCAACACCCAGAGGCCCCCTCAATATGTAAATATATGGACACAATTCTTGCAAGAGGAGCAGCGGTACAAGAAAGTCAGAATAAGAATTTCTGTAGAAATACCTACAAGGCTATCTCCCATACAATCTTCAGACCTTCCTTAAGTAGTGTCTTTCTACAGAAACCGCAATTTTAAAGTTCCCCTTCATTCATGGTTAATAGTCCCAAAGGCACTGGAGGACAGAAAACGGCATGAAGACTGACAATCTCAATTTTCTTTAAATCCTACTCCAGATTCAGGCTTCTGTGACAGTTGTGAGCTAATGATAGCAGCAGGGTTCTGCATCAGCAGGAAGACCAAGGACTCGGTGGATGTCTGTGTGGGGAGCTGTCAGCAGGATCATTCAGGGAACACAGAACTTGGAAAGCTCTTCCCCTCTACCCTGAGCTCAGCTACAAGTGTctgaagaaattactttaaaCCAATCTCATGCAATTTAAGAGTGGATTTTGCACTGCTGGAACCCATTGAGCCCCTGATAAACAGCCCAGGGGTGTGTTACCCTCTGAGCAACAGCTGCATTAGCTTACAACTCATATTGTATACCTGATATCCAACTAGGCTAGCTGCAAGGAGTCATATGGTGCCATTCAACACAGACTTTGAAGCGCTTGCTGGACAGAGCAAGGGGAAATGGGAGATTCAAATCTTACAAAGGACAAGTTAGGTCCAAAAGGGTGCCCAAGGAGAAACAAGCAGCTTTTCACAGCTTGAACTAACCCTAAAGAATGCAATTGTCATTTGACAGGATTCTGTTTCAGCTCATCATATATCTAGAGAAGCTGGTATCTTTTACAGGAAGATGGGGTGAAAGGGAAGCAACCAGAACCTACTGTATGATTGTTTTCCGGTTACTTTCCAGGCAGCTTCTGAGCTCTTCCAGAATTTTGCAGCACTTGGCAATGTCAGGAGCGTCCCCATCAAGAATAGGATAGTGGTGCACATAGATCCCATGCTGTTGGTAGGTGTCTATAAGGTTTGGTACTCGGTATTTTAAGAGCTCTCCTCTGGTACAAAGCACAAATATATCCTGGGTCCCATAGTTCTTTAGTTCTTCTGCCAACAGATTAAGACACTTGCAAATAAACAAAAGCCTATCGAGCTTAAGGATAAACAGATAAGCTACTTGGTACTGATTCTTTTGTTTAGTCTTTGAGGTTAAGACAATAGGAGGTAGCAATTTTGCTTTGAGCAGCATTTTCCTCCACTGAGTCTCTCCCACAGTTGCCCTCAGGTAACCCATGAGAGAAATTTTCTCAGTTCAGAGTGAGTCTCAAGACAAGCCTCACTAGAAAGCATGTCAGCACTCAGAACAGTCTGTTAACTGCTGCCTGCTTAAGCATGATTCTGTCCCATCTCTGGCTGTGACTATGTCCAAATACCATGGGTTTTTGCTATTAGTCTCTGCTGTTCTAGCGTTTACAGACGAATACTCAGCACAAATCTTTACATAATTTCATCTTTTCTATCCTAATCTTGGTTTTCTCTGGGAAGAGGAGATTACAAGTTTGTAATTCATCTTGATCCTAGCTGCTTTGAAGATGCCTTCCCCTGCACATGACTTAGAAGACCTCATGGTTACTGTGAAAGTTATGCAGATGCCTGTATAGCTCCAGCCTGGAAATACCCTGACTACTTATTCAATATTTGAATAGAAAAGCCACAAAGAAAGCTGCACTGCACACTTGAAAGTGATGTCTAGTACCCATAACAGTGACTGTGCTATTTGCTGCATCTTCAAGCACAGTATTACCAAAACTAAGAAAGACATTGCTGTCAGACGTACTCCCAGCAAGACTTTGTAAAGAACTGCCCTGCATTCTAACATCGTGGCATGCACATGGACAATTATAGCATCCATTGTAAAAGTATGAATAAAACACCACTATTTTAGATACCTGGCGTTTCTATCCTTATGCCCAGATTTGATAAACAGCAACTCCAGTAGTCTTCAGACTAAGACAAAGTAAACCTCTAGCTTCTCAGTAACTTGTGCTTTCAGTTTGCCTGCACATTGTTCTTGCCCATTACATGGAAACAAGAGGCACTTATACACTGGCCAGAAGACTCACCTATATCTTTCTGAAGATTTCTTCTAACATCCTTAAACCTGCAACCTAGAAGAAATTATGAATAACAATTACCACTCCAGGTAAGTGACATTTATGGAATGGCTGCTACAGCTGATGAATAGAGCACAGACAacctccccccaaaaccaaagcTAGCAACAAAGCCACACCCCAAATAAAACACAGTTCTTGTTTTTGCAAATAGATCACTAGCGCAGAAGACAGTTTAAACACCATTATCTGCTTAATACTGTAATgtaataggattaaaaaaaaatctgcccaagGTTTTAAGCTGCTGtgcattttgcagatgaaaagttTTGGATATTATAAGTCAGgatacagcttaaaaaaaccccacaaaacaagaaaatccaaCAAATAAGAGGGCTGGATAGAGATCACTTAAGACTTGTCTGGTTGATGAGTGGGAAAGTTCCCTGTTCTGTAATACTCAGCACAAATCACATTAAAAGTCCTCCTTACTATTCAATCTTCAGCATATCAccacttccattttttcctcttatcaTGCTACCAAGGCATTTTTGCAACCCCTACAGAATACTGCACCACGATATTCACAGCTATTGTTTGGTTTGTGAGATGTAATTGCTTAAAATATTTGTACTGTGTCCTCCCTCTGTCTCCCCTCCTTCACTCACAGCCTCATAGGCACACAATCTACACCTGCCCTGACAACAGTCAGGATTCTGCATATCCTGAAACACCTTTTGAAATCATGACAGCAGAATCCTGCAGACCAAGAGCTGTATCGGCAGGGCTACGACTGGAGGGTAGCATCTGAAGACTAAGCAGCTATTACAAGAACAGCTCAGGTAGctaaaaacacaaaatgcagcTATTTTTTTGCATACATATGTTAACTGGTGTTCAAGTGATAGTGGGATTTTCATCAGCACTGGCCATCATCCACTTCAAGATGCCTTAAATCCAAATATTATTCAACACTTGTTTTTTAGTTCTTTAGTGTGGTATTAATCCCAAGCTTGTATTTCTCAGAGTTGGCTAATGAAAATCAAGTAACTGTTTTAAATGAAGTAGGCAAAGTTCACCAGCAGTTCTATCTCTTTTGTGACCAAAGGAGATTCACCATGGCTGCAGTTTTGGTAGttaaaaagacagagaaagcttatatgtttatttttatatcatgGCCATGGTAGTGCAAGCCAGATGCTAAGGGAGAGCAGTACAGAACTGTCAGCACAGTGAGTGAGTGTAATCTGAGCCCAATATATCTTATAAAGGAATTATTTGTTAAAGCAGTCTGGTTTCAGTTATGTTGTTGCTTGTTATAAATAGTAAGCCAGGCTAAAGAGCCAAATATTTTAACTGACAATGGAAGACGGCCACCGTTTTCTTACCACTATGCCATATGATCTTGCATTAAGATATTCTCGACATTAGCTTTGGTATTTCCAAAACAATTATTCCAGTGGTAGATTACAAAACAAGTCACCCCACCAAGTAAATGGAACACAGAATGTTGGGGTACAAGATGTTACCTCTCTTCAGCTCCAAACATGCCTGTAAATTTCAGTGAATGCTTCTTACCTGGAAGGGAACATAATCCCAGGGACTCAGAAGAGTAGAAAGGAGACAAAGACAACCTACCAGGAaataaaaagtataattaaaaaatcagaacagaatattttgattAGTCAAATAGAGATAACTCACTACTAGACATTCCTTTTCTGTGGGATCATGAGAAGAGTTACCTGCCTATAATTCAGTTTTAAGAATAAACCCTAAGTATTCAAGTGTTATTTCTATAACATCAGGCAAGGGAATCACACGTTTGGTAGTGTACTTCATCACACGCCCCTGCCCAAGAGGAGGACGGAAAGTGTTGACAAATCCCCGCCTGAGCACCGAGACGCTCGGGTTAGCACAACTGACAGTGACTAGGTAAAAGCTGTCAGAAGCGGACCGGGCCCCACATCCACTGACGGTTCACCAGCACCAACTTAATCCCTTTTCAGGGGCACCTGTCAGGCCCACCACAACCTCTGTCCTCTCTCTGGCAGGCCACCAGGGCTCCGGCACGGCTTCCCTTCACGGCAAAAAAAAAGTCCCGTTTCACAGGAGAGGGATTTAACGCAAACTCCCGGGTAGATTCTGAGGGAAAAGACGCCCGGGACGCGTCTCACCAGGAGATGGGGAGCGGCCTCAGGTCCTCCTCGGCGGCCTCTTCGTCAGAGGAGTCGAAGTCATCCGCTTGCATCGCGGAGGGCTGCGGCGGGAGGAGAGCGAAAAACTCACCTGGGGGCCGGAGCCCGCCCTGCCCCCTCAGCTGAGGAgaccccggtcccggtcccggtcccggtcccggtcccgtcCCTCACCGGCTTCACCATGGCGCTGCTCCCCGACCGCCGACGGTTTGAACTGTACCCGCCCATCCGGGTCACCTCATTGGTCGAACCCTTCCCTTCTTTCGTCCAATGAGAAGCTGCCTCCCGCCGAATGCGTAAAAAGCCAAGCCGCTTTCCTTACGGCTTCACGAGAGGAGCATTCTGATTGGTGGGCAGCGAAGGAGAGgcgggctttaaaaaaaaaaaacagccggCGGCGGTGATCTTTGCGCTGATTGGCTGAGGCGGTGAGGCGGGAAGGGGCTGTGTCTCGAGCCCCAGGTGGCCGTTGGGGGTGGGGCGTTGTGAGGGCTCTGTCAGGGGCCGCGCGGCTGTGCCGGCAGCTACCCCTGCCCTTAATTCCTTTTTAGAGCCGGCTTCGCATTTCTGACTGAAAAAGGGGTGGAAGTACGCTTTCACTGGCTTATCATGCATTGCTTCCAAATTGCCCCAGCCCTTCCCATCTGGGATGCTGTTCCTGAGGTAAATCAtcgagtggtttgggttggaagggacctgaaagatcatctagttccaacccccctgccgcgggcagggacatcttcaactagaccaggttgcacAAAGTTCCATcgaacccggccttgaacacctccagggatggggcattgtcGTGAATaagtggtttggactgcttaaagaatcaccgtcaaaggtattagcaaaagtgatttaataggagtttgtaaaagtgtgacttcacaaagtttgatggcaaggttcactctgttacttaatacatggatgaagcgtacaaaggaaaatcaagttacaatcaaactagaatgattgATACAGAGACTGAAGACGCAAAAAGGtaagggagaaacatacaaaggaaaactaAGTTAGAATTGGTTTTTCACGATTTGTACAAAGATCGgagatgtaaaaaggtaggggagaccctcccgttgggtcacgaggttcagagaagacccccttgctttctaaactcctgatggagtttaggtgcggctggatccactcctagtcccagacctggtcaatggtttatgtgtAAAGGGATtatatgtgtgtagcagcagtctaaGATTCATTAACAGTATAAGGTTAATCACGAGATTTAGCAGCACTTAATCATTGACTAACATTTTACTAAGTGGTTAAGtagaatttactacaatcacaacTTAATTATAGATTCAAAAGGGCtatatttatactatacttgctaTCAGATACCCGGGTCAGTTCACACACAGATGCACATAGACACaaagatatataaatataaacagagctacacctgttaaaaattcccctcaagttcagtgaaatattcacttcAAATGTCTCGGCATTTCTCAACAGGCGAGGGGTTGAGCCTCTAGGAgtgaagggtatcagcccaggtcccatcGTCAGCTTTTGGCGACAGTCCTCTGATTTTTGCAGACTGGAGggtttgcaagctctgagaggtgtccccccagagggaggtgctggtcacagcccgccgcagtccaggagagctcagaggGCCTCACTTGGGACCACTGTTTATAAATTCAGGAGATGATCGGCTTTGGTCAGTGTAATTCCATTCTGGCCATAATTCTAGTCAGACAACCACAGAAATGAGTCATGATCCAAGCAGCAGGAGTCTCAGGTACAGTTCCAGGTGACAGGAGTTTCAGGTGCAGTTAGGGGGTGCCTAATTGTCCTGTACcatagccaggataagaaagtactGGGTTGTCCCAACTCATTGCgcaagaacacaatgttggctggtcctgacattgcAACGTGGCCTGGGGGGCTGTACCACCacaggcatccacaacttctctgggcaacctgttccagtgcctcaacaccctcacagtaaataatttcttcctaatatctagtctaaatctactctcagtttaaaaccatcacccctcatcctatcactgcactccctgataaagagtccctccccatctttcttgtaggagccctttaggtattggaaggctgctataaggtttacccagagccttctcttctccaggctgaacaaccctaactctctcagcctgtcctcatagcagaggtcttccatccctctgatcattttcgtggccctcctctggacccgctccaacaggtgcATGTCTGGTGCTGGAAAGCACCAAGTGAATATGGAGTGCTCCCCATCTCCTGCAGCGCCagccttttatttccatttctctctgGTGGTCTTATATCTGCTGCGGTGTGTTTAGTGCagatggggtgggagggaaaaggtgaagggaagggatgggcccttcctgaAAACTGGGCCTGTGGTATCCAGAATCTACATCCACACAGGCCGTGGCTAAGATATGGAGACAGATGTGAGCTTTCACTCACAGTGCACATGAGAGCAGGAATGTGCTTGAGTTTAGTGGGTTGGAGTGCAGTTTGGTGGCCCTTTTTGGTTTTAGCACAGTTTTTGTGTATGGCTGTGGCCTTCATGGGTGCAGGGCAGTTTTCAAGGGGCTCCCAGGTGCCCTGCAGAGTTTTTAGGTGGTCCATTCTGGGTGCAGAGAAAATGGGACTTTCTAGGAACAGAAAATGAACAATGCTTGCCCTTTAAAACCATGAACTAAATGTCAAATATTCTGGCAGCAGTAAGACATCTAGCTCTTGGGACTGTCCAGACCTCACAGATGTGCCCTTAGCATTGCTGCTTAGGTAGCTGACTCACAACTCCatgcagaaggaaagctgaaGGTAGCTGTAGTGTCCACTCTTGTGAGATCGCATGGAAAATTCAGAATTAGAGCAATTAGATGTGTCCACATCCTGCTCTTGTCATGGCCCTCTTTTCTAATGTTCCATGCAAATAGGTTTTAGGGATATTGCATGGAGTTTTTATCTTAGTCTAACTAACATCAAAGATggcaccaggggaaaaaaaaaaagattctcgCTAACTGATTTTTAAGACCTAGGCTGTTGCCCATGCTTATGGCATTTTAGTAGACCTCTTTTTTGCAGCGTTTCTGGTTCATCATGCCAGTAACTCTGGCCATTAACTAATAGGAAGAACTGCATAAATTTGTAGTGTggaattctgtttttaaaaattgtattgaGGCATTTCTACAGTCTGTGTTTAGACATGTGTAGAACTACGTTGTGAAGGAGCCAGG
It includes:
- the CDKN3 gene encoding cyclin-dependent kinase inhibitor 3, translating into MVKPPSAMQADDFDSSDEEAAEEDLRPLPISWLSLSPFYSSESLGLCSLPGCRFKDVRRNLQKDIEELKNYGTQDIFVLCTRGELLKYRVPNLIDTYQQHGIYVHHYPILDGDAPDIAKCCKILEELRSCLESNRKTIIHCYGGLGRSCLIAACLLLQLSDTLAPQQAIDSLRNLRGSGAIQTIKQYNYLHDFRENLAAHLATKDTVLRSVSR